TAGGGATAGGTAATGTTACAAGTTTTAAACAACTATTAATTAGTCAATGGTCCCCTGGAACAGTGATATTTCAAATGATTCATTACGTTAcagttattcatttagcaggcaCTGTTGTTCTAAGTGTCTTACATCAACtgtattacaagggattacattgttcCTGTACAATTTGGGATTAagtgctcaagggcacaacggtggaagttGGGAaatgaacccacaactttcaggctactgcacgttattccagctccttaaccacttcACTATGACCGCCTCAGGGATACCTAAGGGCTTGCTTCCCATCACAAGCAGGTTACAATTAAAGGAACCCTAAAGTGCTAAAAACATATTAATATCTTAGTGTAATGTACATACTAATGACTTAATAACTTCATAATGTGCCGTACATGAGAATACACAAAAAACATGAACAGAATTAAAACGTTGTATTTCTTAATTTAGTATTTGGACTTTATTGTCTATTTTCCAGGCTTGGGTAACAAACATTTTCAAGGCAGCTTTTGTGGGTTACAATTTCAACATAGATCACATTTTCCTCACTGCCATAGAAGgtatagaaaaataaataactgtTGATGAAAGTCATTGGCAATGTCCCCTACGTGATCAAGAAGTTGAAAAGTAGAAATTAAATATTAGGAGTATGCTTTAAGATACAGATCATTTAAAGGGGCTTTTGTAGCACACATAAGGATGCagttaagaaaaaaaatattgacaactgcaagaaatcaatAACTATTTCTTTTAAATCATAAAGAATCCAACTCTCATTGGTACACATAAAAGACACAAACTGTTGATTTCCTGAGCTATCTCTTAGCCTTTGAATAATGTATTTGAATTATCATGCACtgcagataaaacacacacacatttcctgagATATCTCAGTCTGGTTTGATCCAAAATAatcaaaaatatataaatactcAGTTATATGGAAAAAATCTCAATGGCAAATGCATCTGACGATAATGGAATGTTTATGTGTCTTACAGTATAATAAGATGAGGATTCTGACATCTTTAGATCCATCTGATTTACAACGAAAGGACATATTAATACCAACATTATTGTGATAAGAACAATACAGTGAGTAGCACAAGCCAACTATGCAAACTTAATATGACAGGGAAGATTTCCTTGAAACACAGGACATGTTATTCATTTAACTTTTACATTTCATCATGTTTTGTACACTGTATACTCATAGCCTAGAacatattacatttcagaataaaGCATAACAAAGGAATGTGAAGATATCAAATACATTAaaatgtcttttcttttttttacttatgAATTAAACAGTTTCATTATAAAGAGAGGACAAAGTAAGAAAGTCATTTTGCTGTTTTCGGTCAGATGTCTCCCATTCAAAGTTATTCCGCACATTTCAAAAGGTAgaaacaaaactttttttttgaaAGTGACACGAAACAGATGCTGCTTATGCAACATGTGCAAAGCATCTATCTTCTCTCTGACTCTGGTATTTTATTTTAGGCCGGTGACCCACCCTGACATTTTATTACTGTGCAAGGCTACTGCTGCtatttcattttaaatgatTGAACTATATTGACTAATGGCATCCACATGGAGTGTGAAATGGCATTCTGACTGATAAACCTGTTACAACAACTCAGGAAACTGTATggtatatgtatatacagtagcttacatatacagtatatattcatgAGATTATATTTTTGGCACACACAATCTGTTACCCCCACATGGCTATCAGTATCAGAGTTTCAGGACATATGAGGAGTGCACACATAAAGTCTTCAGTTAGGTGAAACAAAGCTTGTTTTTTAAATATCTCCACAGGTTATAGCAAAGATGACAGATTAAAGGGCACTTTTAGATGTTAACACTAAAGACTGGGCTATTTGTTAAAGCTAAGCACTAACATAAATATTCAGTTATTCATTAATCTAGACTTCTAAAAGAAAGTATCAGAAAGAGGAAACATTATATTTAAAATTGGGAGAGATATGGGTATTATACAGCAGCTGGTCTATCATGGAAAATGTTCTCCCCAAAGCAAACAGTAACGAGTAATACTTCATTGCGACTACTTTACAACTCTGGAAAATCGGGCCCAGTTCAAATTGACCTCACAACTTCCTGCCAGCCCTTTGGGATGGATTACCAGCCTCCACTGGAGAGGGACTTCCTGTCTGTGGTTTGCAATCGCATACGCTGCAGATATTTCTTCAGTGCCATCAGTCAGTCCAGTGAATGTAAGCGAGAATTTCAGTTGTGTTGGCAATactaccacccatagcctaaggATACAAAAGTCATATCGGTAGACAAAGAAAATATTGTACAtttgtagaaaaataaaacaaaaaagcacTAAAATGGCACCGTGCCCATTTCATATATAGGAGTTAATTCAAATATGAAATGTGAATTTGATTTCTGTACACATATATACTTCAGCAATTTAGAACTAATACTACAGTATGCTTGTAGAGCTTTGAAACAAGATAATACTATAAGAGCACATTTGGATAGTTCATTGTAGGAACAAACCTAAAGAGAGTTTCAAACACAACATGTGTTTATGTCCGACATGTCCTACAATAAATAGAGTAAAATCAAACAAAACTCGCATGTAGCTTTACTTGGCGGCCTTTCTTTTAAGTCGGTGGAATTCTGCAGCTTGCCAACAACCTGAGAATAGACAGCTGCAgatttttcctttttgttttcagATAAAGAGCAAATATGATCTATCATCTGGCATACTGCTTTAGCAAATGTCATTTAAAATGGCTGGTGGAGGAGATTCAACAAGCCCTATGCCAGGCTCAACAGTGAGTGTTCTGAGCAACACAGTTTGTTTATTCATGGTGAACTCTCATACCCAGTACTGATTttttttcagggcagggtttgtTGTCCGGCAGTGCTGCAGCAATTCAGGATCGGCCTCCTTTCCATCTATGCTGGACATGGGAATGTTATTGGCTGGATCTGTTTTCCTAAACGTCTCCTGACTGACATCGCCGTTTTTGGGCTTGGTGGCAACCGTCTGGACGTTGTGCTTCCCCGTTTTGTTCCGGCGCACCAGATAGAACGCCAGAACAGCGGCTAGAATCAAAAGCAGGAGGATGATCAATATGGGTACGAGGATTGACCACAGGTTGCCCCGCCGGGACACCACTGGGGTCTTGCGTGACCCTGAATTTGGAGAGGCTGTAGTTTGGCCTGGCCCATAAGGCCGTCTTGGGGGTGCACCCTTCTTGTCTGGTAATGTTGGGGTTTTTATAACTCTTGCTCCATATACACCTGTGGGACTGTAGGGGGCAGTGGTGAACGGTAGGACACACTCAGCAGGCGGGACCCCATGAGCTTTGAGCAGCAAGCGGGCCTCATCCTTCGCATCAGCATCTGCCTGTTTACCGGTGTTGTTCAAGATCTCCAGGGCAACGAGTCCGTCGTCCAAATccttttgtgtgaatgtgttcacAGGCTCGCCCTCCCCCTGTCCTTTCATTCTAACAAACCGTGCTGACTTTGGCTTCTGGATGACCGTGAATGTTGGGAGGGTCTTTGCCTTGTTGGCGAGTGGTGTGGCATCCAGCAGCTGCCCGTCAACCAGCACAGTAGCGCCTCTGGGAAGCAGAGGATCCTTTGCTATCTTCGCCAGTGGCTTCACTGTGATGTTCAGGACAGAAGAGACGTTGGCAGCTCTGCTCCGCGCCAGGAAGGGAATGCTGTCCCGTGGTGACGTAGACGTCACAAACCGTACGCTCACCCGACCCTCGTTGATTTGCTTTTGGGTGAAGGCGTGGGTTGTTTGCCTATCCACCATCAGTGCAGCGTACTTAGGTGTGCTGGCGATTTTGTAGAGGACTTCTTCCTCAATGGGCCCTCCTGTACTGGCCCTCAGCATGGATTCAGTGATGGGGGTCTGATCATCTCCCTGCAACACAAAGATCTCCTGGGGCTTTGTCAGCATCAGCGTGTGGGCCAGAATGCCAACATGGAgcgtgtatggtgtggtgtgatgctTTCCATCTGAGACAGTGAACTCCATGAAACCTTGTGAGAGGCTCCCGTCACTTACAAATGCCACTCGTTCAGCATTAATGTCCTCCTGGGTGAACTCCTTGATTTGCTGGTTGGTGTCCGTGTTGACGAGTTGGCCGTTAGTGGGGCTTTTGAGGACCTTGAATCGCACCTCATCAGGGGTGCTGTCCTCATCGATGGTGTTGAGGTACTGTTTGGAGAGGACCTCAGTGGAACCCTGTAGAACCTCCAACAGCAAGTCCAGGCTGACGAGCTCTGGGGCGCTGGAGTCGCGCGGTCGGACGTTCAGGCGGAagatctcctccatcaccaggGCGGACTGCGGTGGGCTGGAGGGACCTCTTCCATGGGGGTTGAGCCAGGCACGGAAGGAGAAACTGTCAGAGGGGGCGCCAGAGTCATCGTGCTGATACTCTAGAGCATCAGTGTCCACGTCCTCCTGGTGAAAGTACGGGGCGTCTTGTGTGATGTCCACACCGGCCAGTGTGAGCCGGCCATGAGTGGGGAACTCCTTCACTTTGAACAACACATCCTGGGTGCTGCGCTCGGCCTCGGCAAGGCTGGCCAGCAGATTGGAGGCGTCCAGTCGTGATCTGTCTATGACCTTACTCTGGCCTTGGACTACATCTAAACCTGGAAACACAATAGACACAAACATCACCTCAAATATCTTCCTGCACATCAGTGACAACACTTCATGCATCATCAAATAGCTACatatgaaatggctaacaacagtCCTCTTTACTGGTGGTGTTGTGCTTCATAACTGAGATTTAGGCCTCAAGAGTTTAATGTATTAATCATTTGTCAATGAGTTTGTGTCAGAGATGCACAGAATTGCATATCATGTCATACCTTTATTCTTCCAGAGCTGAGATGAAACATTGTGATCAGcggcagagaaagacacagtgATTGGTAGGAGGACGGCCGGGAGCGAGGGCGATGACGACTGCAGCTGCAGCGAGTCACGTACGACCCAGAAGGGTTCCTCGGGCATCTGGTGTTCATAGTAGATGTTTCCAGCTTCCAGCTGAGCAGCGGGGGGGAAACAAACACTTTCATTAGCCCTGCAGCTGTGTCCACATCATTTGGGATGCACTCCTATTTATATCAAAACAATTTGCAAAGGACACCCATATGGCAGGTGTCAACACGTTCCAAACAAGGGATCATTCTGTGTCAGCTATTAGCTGAAAAGAGCACATTTTGATCCATCAGTCTGATAAACAGAATTGATGGTACATTCTTCTTTGGGCTGAAATATTTCCAGGCATATCGGAGGATGACGACAATCGCCAGGTAATTATGTCAGGATTCGGATGGTAAACAAGTTGAGCTGAGGGCTGCTTGTTTACAGCAGGGGCGCTCTGACTTGCAATTACTCGAGCTGAACTCAGTACACAGTGCTGGGCTGAGATGGGGAAGGAGTCATTTATACGGCCACTGACATCCAGCTACTTCATTTCCAGACCACACTGCTGTAAACTGTGTAACTCAGGGGTGCTAATGTGCGAAGCTGTTTGCTGAAATGGAAGATGCTCAGTGTTGGACAAGACTGCTAACAAGACTTAATCACTAAACACTTATGAGAGATATCTGTATTTCTCTGATGAGCTTTCTGGAAACCTCTCTATTAGGACAAATGATTCCTTTGTCCTGAATTTACTGGGCACAGTGTATTAAATATGCACGTGCTGTGGGTACTGTGCCATTGGATAGGGTTGTTCAGAGGCCTCTAGGGTGCCTAATGGACAGCAGAAAACCAATATCAGGTTAACACACCTCCTCACTGTCTTTGGTGGCTTAAAATACAAAATGCACTAACATTGCactatatttatataattttaaacctcagtctatactgatactgcactattccctccctctcttcaatTGTTTATTGCATCCTGcgtcttgcctgtgcctgttgggaTGTCcacaaccttgacagggacaataaggccacccatagcatctatttatttgtaaatgtacatactgtatttattactTTATTCGTATACATAGCTtaaagtcaaattccttgtttgttaacgcaaacctggccaataaagctgattttGATTCTGATGTTCAAAGATATCATCGCTGCTCATGTAACCATCTAATAACAGCTGGTGCATTACTTATTTAATGTGCAATCTCATCTGAAAGGACATCCAAGTTATTGGATATAGTTATAGATACCCTAGTTATCTAATATACACCCTTATATTAGTAATTGTGATTCACAGCTGAATGGCATTGCTTCCGGTTTAACATGCTCAAAGTTAACTGAAATGTTAACAccattatttttctctctctctacattgtGCCTCAGAGCCCTCACCTCTGCTTGCGAGAAGGTTGTTATCTCTTCGAACTGGTTTCCCTGGATTTGCCTGATGAGTCGTCCTCGCCGAGGTGATTTCTGCAGTGAGTACCTGATCTCATCTCCATTCTCATCAGTGACAGCCTTCAACATGCCACTGCTGATTGCCTGTTTTGTCCCTGTGAGAGTAAAAAAGAgaatgtgttttttccccctttaataACCAGTATTGGGCGAAATGTGAATCAGAATAGTTACAGTTAAAGGTGTCTCGTTCTGACTCTCAGCAGTGGCCATTATTTGCCATCAGGTAATTTTGGGTTGCATGAACGCCACAGTCTGTCACATGATGGTGTAAATGCTCCCCACGAGCAACACACCTGGGAACACCAGGAGTTCCTCTCCTGTTTCCACGGTAATGGTGGGTTGCCTGGCAGTGACCTCAAAGTGATAAAGTGGCGATGTGTGTTCTCCATCCGTCACGGTAAACTTGAAACTTCCGGACTCAGAGCctgagaagtgagagagatagagagggagaaagcgagagaagaaaaagagagaaaaaaaagagagcgagagtgctGTCAATTAGAGAAATGCACCAAGATCCACACGGCATGGTCCTTTATCACTGAAAGCCAGGCGTGGCAGCTCATAACGTCAGCATACAGGCTTACAGGAGGCTTGAAACAAATAGCACAGGATGC
This sequence is a window from Sardina pilchardus chromosome 10, fSarPil1.1, whole genome shotgun sequence. Protein-coding genes within it:
- the cspg4 gene encoding chondroitin sulfate proteoglycan 4, coding for MATAERTKQAISSGMLKAVTDENGDEIRYSLQKSPRRGRLIRQIQGNQFEEITTFSQAELEAGNIYYEHQMPEEPFWVVRDSLQLQSSSPSLPAVLLPITVSFSAADHNVSSQLWKNKGLDVVQGQSKVIDRSRLDASNLLASLAEAERSTQDVLFKVKEFPTHGRLTLAGVDITQDAPYFHQEDVDTDALEYQHDDSGAPSDSFSFRAWLNPHGRGPSSPPQSALVMEEIFRLNVRPRDSSAPELVSLDLLLEVLQGSTEVLSKQYLNTIDEDSTPDEVRFKVLKSPTNGQLVNTDTNQQIKEFTQEDINAERVAFVSDGSLSQGFMEFTVSDGKHHTTPYTLHVGILAHTLMLTKPQEIFVLQGDDQTPITESMLRASTGGPIEEEVLYKIASTPKYAALMVDRQTTHAFTQKQINEGRVSVRFVTSTSPRDSIPFLARSRAANVSSVLNITVKPLAKIAKDPLLPRGATVLVDGQLLDATPLANKAKTLPTFTVIQKPKSARFVRMKGQGEGEPVNTFTQKDLDDGLVALEILNNTGKQADADAKDEARLLLKAHGVPPAECVLPFTTAPYSPTGVYGARVIKTPTLPDKKGAPPRRPYGPGQTTASPNSGSRKTPVVSRRGNLWSILVPILIILLLLILAAVLAFYLVRRNKTGKHNVQTVATKPKNGDVSQETFRKTDPANNIPMSSIDGKEADPELLQHCRTTNPALKKNQYWV